From one Gammaproteobacteria bacterium genomic stretch:
- a CDS encoding DotA/TraY family protein, with the protein MRSSIKYLIISCLSLLPSLLYAQGAADTISSNTAAIFYLPPGDPSLNFLGQLFGNVGSVLSGSSGMILGILFKYFNLGILVIAGVFLIWTTAKVVIHSSHEGTFMGREVNTGFHIIRTVLGIGLLSPTVGGYSIIQIIVMWAVLQGAGFANTVWNQALDYFERGGQIFVPPSTNLAPLITMTGTVLESQVCMYYHEKMEKELQKEARQKIASGDTSPIYQARVLNFPSYQPYVDPNNPRILFPANRGNGQTDNGCGEFSYGQPTATNNPVVLNALVAVMQQLSGAARRIADPYPSDLTSNPSPLQDLVQTQLVNAAQNWVNYLLPIRAAATSPTTMDAFWARARLDGWMYAGSYYYQLSGIQRTINDAGTIKFQLVSPDAYCIPAIGNYINFPSSGPLSLKSQCIKNWNTYYANSINSPAFDIVLNRASPYVTGAIALANQVQAANANVVIPNSFNMGDMGELAGPMGMLSGLVLSSIQTLVSNGDPIMKLQKLGHTWVDQAVAAWIGLAMLMFFVSLLASLMSSISSAGYAFQGMMQIFVTLFMALLFILMVQGVLVSIYVPLIPFIIYTFTVIGWFIAVIEAMVAAPLVALGVTHPEGQGMLGKGEQAIMLLLGVFLRPALMVMGLLAGMLLSVIALTIFNKPFVTVLFTAVGAGGLGGFGAYYGILSLYSVLVTQIVTQSYSLIFNVPDRVLRWLGQQVESSAAGQALQAAESETKSGAEKTTSGMTMPSAGGGGGGGGGGGEGGAGGE; encoded by the coding sequence ATGCGATCATCGATTAAATACCTAATAATAAGCTGTCTTTCATTACTCCCTTCATTGCTGTATGCGCAAGGTGCAGCCGATACGATTTCTTCCAATACGGCAGCTATTTTTTATTTACCACCAGGAGATCCATCGCTTAATTTCTTAGGACAATTATTTGGTAATGTGGGCTCTGTGCTGTCGGGTAGCAGTGGCATGATTTTAGGTATTTTGTTTAAGTATTTTAATTTAGGGATCCTGGTTATTGCGGGTGTGTTTTTAATTTGGACTACGGCAAAAGTGGTGATTCATTCTTCTCATGAAGGAACCTTTATGGGGAGAGAAGTGAATACGGGTTTTCACATTATTCGAACGGTGCTGGGTATAGGATTGTTGTCACCCACTGTCGGTGGTTATTCGATCATTCAAATTATTGTGATGTGGGCTGTACTGCAGGGTGCTGGTTTTGCGAACACCGTGTGGAATCAGGCCTTAGACTATTTTGAACGTGGAGGCCAAATATTTGTGCCGCCATCAACCAATTTAGCGCCATTAATTACCATGACAGGTACTGTTTTAGAATCACAAGTGTGTATGTATTATCACGAGAAAATGGAAAAAGAATTACAAAAAGAAGCGCGACAAAAAATCGCGAGTGGTGATACCAGTCCTATCTATCAAGCGCGTGTACTGAACTTCCCTTCTTATCAACCGTATGTGGATCCCAATAATCCGAGAATACTGTTTCCAGCCAATCGTGGCAATGGTCAAACCGATAATGGGTGTGGTGAGTTTTCTTATGGACAGCCAACAGCGACGAATAATCCCGTTGTTCTGAATGCATTGGTTGCGGTGATGCAACAATTATCCGGCGCTGCTCGTCGAATTGCCGACCCCTATCCGAGCGATTTAACGTCTAACCCCAGTCCGTTACAGGACTTAGTGCAGACTCAGCTGGTGAATGCGGCTCAGAATTGGGTCAATTATCTTTTACCGATTCGAGCGGCAGCGACCAGTCCGACTACTATGGATGCTTTCTGGGCTAGAGCCAGACTAGATGGTTGGATGTATGCGGGTAGTTACTACTATCAATTATCAGGCATTCAGCGCACGATCAACGATGCCGGTACCATCAAGTTTCAGTTAGTCTCTCCGGATGCTTATTGTATCCCCGCTATCGGTAACTATATCAATTTTCCTTCATCAGGGCCACTAAGTTTAAAGTCTCAATGTATTAAAAATTGGAATACTTATTACGCAAATTCTATTAATTCCCCAGCTTTTGATATCGTACTAAATAGAGCATCCCCCTACGTTACGGGAGCAATTGCGTTGGCGAATCAGGTTCAAGCAGCTAATGCCAATGTCGTCATTCCCAATTCATTTAATATGGGTGATATGGGAGAGCTTGCTGGGCCAATGGGTATGTTGAGTGGCTTAGTATTATCGTCGATACAAACATTGGTCTCTAATGGCGATCCCATCATGAAGTTACAAAAATTGGGACATACCTGGGTTGACCAAGCGGTTGCTGCCTGGATCGGGCTTGCGATGTTGATGTTTTTCGTTTCATTACTTGCTTCGTTGATGTCTTCAATAAGTTCCGCGGGGTATGCGTTTCAAGGCATGATGCAAATATTTGTGACATTGTTTATGGCCTTGTTATTCATACTCATGGTTCAAGGCGTCTTGGTTTCAATTTATGTCCCGTTAATACCTTTCATTATTTATACGTTCACTGTGATTGGCTGGTTTATAGCCGTTATCGAAGCAATGGTTGCCGCGCCGCTGGTCGCGTTGGGCGTTACCCACCCTGAAGGTCAAGGCATGTTAGGTAAAGGCGAACAAGCGATCATGTTATTATTGGGCGTGTTTTTACGGCCTGCATTAATGGTGATGGGATTATTAGCAGGTATGTTGTTGTCAGTGATTGCATTAACCATATTTAATAAACCTTTTGTTACAGTTCTCTTTACAGCAGTAGGAGCGGGAGGGCTCGGTGGGTTTGGCGCGTACTACGGTATCCTTTCACTTTATTCTGTTTTGGTAACGCAAATCGTTACGCAATCCTACAGTTTAATTTTTAATGTACCTGATCGTGTGTTGCGCTGGTTAGGTCAGCAAGTTGAGTCCAGTGCAGCGGGTCAAGCCTTACAAGCTGCGGAGTCTGAAACTAAGAGTGGCGCTGAGAAAACGACTTCAGGTATGACCATGCCATCTGCTGGTGGTGGCGGCGGCGGTGGCGGCGGTGGTGGCGAAGGTGGTGCTGGCGGAGAATAA
- the hldE gene encoding bifunctional D-glycero-beta-D-manno-heptose-7-phosphate kinase/D-glycero-beta-D-manno-heptose 1-phosphate adenylyltransferase HldE — translation MTLSLPNFEKVKVVVLGDVMLDRYWHGATERISPEAPVPVVHVKDMQERPGGAGNVALNLKALGCDVRLLGMVGDDSAGERLEEELRVAGVFCHFQRVPSLPTTSKLRVLGRHQQLIRLDFEQSFHGVDPTLLFEECKSQLAEADVLIVSDYGKGVLQHVQSIIELANRMQKPILVDPKGRDFSRYYGATIITPNLKEFEAVVGPSRSENAITENALALIKEHKFGAMLITRGEHGMSFIQPNEEPLHVQARAQEVYDVTGAGDTVISTLAASIAAGASYSDAVYLANAAAGISVTKLGSATVTVPELRRVLQRQENSELGVLTESELMVSVADARAHNETIVMTNGCFDILHVGHITYLQQAKALGTRLIVAVNDDASVAGLKGPTRPINSLENRMSMLAALRVVDWVVPFSEDTPERLITRVLPDILVKGGDYEVDKIAGSRAVLANGGSVRILSFVDGHSTTGMLKKIVDGEIA, via the coding sequence ATGACATTATCACTGCCTAATTTTGAGAAGGTCAAGGTTGTAGTTCTTGGCGATGTGATGCTGGATAGATACTGGCATGGGGCTACTGAGCGTATTTCCCCGGAAGCACCTGTTCCGGTAGTTCATGTTAAAGACATGCAAGAGCGACCTGGTGGGGCAGGTAATGTTGCTTTAAATCTTAAAGCCTTAGGATGTGATGTTCGTTTATTGGGCATGGTGGGAGATGATAGTGCGGGCGAGCGCCTTGAAGAAGAGCTTCGAGTTGCGGGTGTCTTTTGTCATTTTCAACGAGTTCCGTCATTACCGACGACGAGCAAATTGCGCGTTTTAGGGCGTCATCAACAATTAATTCGTCTCGATTTTGAGCAAAGTTTTCACGGTGTCGATCCGACGCTACTTTTTGAAGAGTGTAAATCACAATTAGCTGAAGCCGATGTTTTAATTGTATCGGATTATGGAAAAGGTGTTTTGCAACATGTTCAATCTATCATCGAGCTCGCGAATCGAATGCAAAAACCTATTTTAGTAGATCCAAAAGGACGCGATTTTAGTCGATATTATGGTGCTACAATTATCACGCCCAATTTGAAAGAATTTGAAGCCGTTGTTGGACCTTCTCGAAGTGAAAATGCAATTACAGAAAATGCACTCGCACTGATAAAAGAGCATAAATTTGGTGCGATGCTCATCACGCGTGGTGAACACGGTATGAGTTTTATTCAACCGAATGAAGAACCCTTGCATGTGCAAGCGCGTGCACAAGAAGTTTACGATGTTACCGGTGCGGGCGATACCGTAATTTCTACATTAGCAGCGTCCATTGCAGCAGGTGCTTCCTATTCAGATGCTGTTTATTTAGCGAATGCTGCAGCGGGAATTTCTGTAACTAAATTAGGTTCGGCTACAGTCACTGTTCCAGAATTACGACGAGTCTTGCAGCGACAAGAAAATTCAGAATTAGGGGTGCTTACAGAATCAGAATTAATGGTGAGTGTGGCAGATGCCCGTGCACACAATGAAACCATCGTGATGACAAACGGCTGTTTTGATATTTTACATGTTGGACACATCACTTATTTGCAACAGGCGAAAGCGTTAGGTACACGATTAATTGTTGCTGTGAACGATGATGCTTCTGTCGCTGGTTTAAAGGGCCCAACACGCCCCATTAATTCATTAGAGAATCGAATGTCTATGCTCGCTGCATTACGTGTAGTCGATTGGGTTGTTCCTTTTAGTGAAGACACCCCGGAAAGATTAATAACACGAGTTCTTCCAGATATTTTAGTAAAGGGTGGTGATTACGAAGTTGATAAAATTGCGGGCTCACGCGCAGTGCTAGCAAATGGTGGCAGTGTGCGGATCTTATCATTTGTTGATGGGCATTCCACAACCGGAATGTTAAAGAAAATTGTTGATGGAGAAATAGCATGA
- a CDS encoding glutathionylspermidine synthase family protein, which produces MERIRINPRPEWEAQVEALGFTHHTINNKIFWNEHACYHLTSKEIQEIQKATNEIERLCLELVDHVISQRTYYKLNIPESAWPLIEFSWKNKEHPLIGRLDLCYDGIHPPKLYEYNADTPLCLLETSLIQKHWLEEVGLSGYQMNTIQERLVKAWSRLSSGRVHLTCRNSAPWLLETINYMTNTLARAGLDFKHIYVEEVRWNGRYYLDKENEPIETLFKITPWEWMLEEVFDRLLNSKTRVIEPAWKMILSNKGFLVLLWELFPDHPNLLPAFFDPKDLKGDYVKKPLLGREGHNISLNTESCSITTEGAYGNGAYVYQQAHLLPNFDGNFPVIGSWLIDGESSGIIIREDDTPITRGASRVVPYFYC; this is translated from the coding sequence ATGGAAAGAATACGCATCAATCCTCGGCCTGAATGGGAAGCTCAAGTTGAAGCTTTAGGCTTTACTCATCACACGATTAATAATAAAATTTTTTGGAATGAACATGCTTGCTATCATTTAACAAGCAAAGAAATTCAAGAAATCCAAAAAGCCACAAACGAAATAGAAAGACTTTGTTTAGAATTGGTTGATCATGTAATTTCGCAACGTACATATTATAAGCTTAATATTCCAGAATCTGCTTGGCCTTTAATAGAATTTAGCTGGAAAAATAAAGAGCACCCCCTCATCGGAAGATTAGATCTTTGTTATGACGGTATTCATCCACCTAAATTGTACGAATACAATGCTGATACACCGCTGTGTTTATTGGAAACAAGCTTAATACAAAAACATTGGTTAGAGGAAGTTGGCCTTAGTGGTTACCAAATGAATACTATACAGGAGAGGCTGGTAAAAGCGTGGTCGCGGTTGAGCTCTGGTAGAGTGCACCTAACATGCCGTAATTCTGCGCCATGGCTTTTGGAAACGATTAATTACATGACAAATACACTTGCTCGTGCTGGTTTAGACTTCAAACATATCTATGTTGAGGAAGTGCGTTGGAATGGTCGATATTATCTCGACAAAGAGAATGAGCCTATAGAAACGCTGTTTAAAATTACCCCTTGGGAGTGGATGCTAGAAGAAGTTTTTGATCGCTTACTTAACTCGAAAACAAGGGTAATTGAACCCGCATGGAAAATGATATTAAGTAACAAAGGTTTTTTAGTTTTACTCTGGGAGTTATTTCCAGATCACCCAAATTTGCTACCAGCATTTTTTGATCCTAAAGATTTGAAAGGAGATTACGTTAAAAAACCCCTCCTTGGAAGAGAAGGGCATAATATTTCGCTTAATACAGAGTCTTGCTCGATAACTACTGAAGGTGCGTATGGTAATGGTGCTTATGTTTATCAACAGGCTCATTTGCTGCCCAATTTTGATGGTAATTTTCCTGTGATAGGTTCTTGGTTGATAGACGGTGAGTCATCTGGGATCATCATAAGAGAGGACGATACACCTATTACTCGGGGAGCAAGTCGCGTCGTCCCCTATTTTTATTGTTAA
- the icmW gene encoding type IVB secretion system protein IcmW, which yields MPDLSNEACHAFWHEYRDPMIYRVVSFMESVEEWSLDNDPSLEESMRRLGDALEDIGNIDLQNEQEFIKVATYIKAGRGLRLLQTLDTAFPGAASKLLMYAEEHSTSSDDVPGLFLRRNIVFERLRLLGRVFAPERLALIVKAMESE from the coding sequence ATGCCAGATCTTAGTAACGAAGCTTGCCATGCCTTTTGGCATGAATATCGAGATCCTATGATTTATCGAGTGGTTAGCTTTATGGAAAGTGTTGAAGAATGGTCTCTCGATAATGACCCTAGCTTGGAAGAATCTATGCGACGGTTAGGCGATGCGCTAGAAGATATTGGCAATATCGATTTACAAAACGAACAAGAATTCATCAAAGTGGCAACGTACATAAAAGCGGGACGCGGATTACGTTTATTGCAAACTCTAGACACAGCCTTCCCGGGTGCGGCATCAAAACTTCTCATGTATGCAGAAGAACATTCTACCTCGAGTGACGACGTCCCTGGTCTTTTCTTGAGGCGAAATATTGTTTTCGAACGATTAAGATTACTTGGGCGTGTTTTCGCCCCTGAAAGATTGGCATTAATAGTCAAAGCAATGGAGAGTGAATAA
- a CDS encoding glutathionylspermidine synthase family protein has protein sequence MERILISPRKHWKSEVESLGFSFHSLNNEMYWDESCCYRFDVSEIKIIENATNEIETMCLALVDNIITHQRYHELNIPEYAWPVIETSWKNWDKTKIGRLDLGYNGIDPPKLLEYNGDTPVCLLEGSLVQKQWLDQVRPNCQQFNSIQARLLENWPSNEIGQIHVAGRTEYSEILDNMNYLAKTMELNGIKTKLVHIDQIGWNGADLVDDKREVINNLYKYFPWEWMSEEFYHRTLQTSIKIMEPAWKMMLSNKGMMVLLWEMFPEHPNLLPSYFDYKKLQGDFVKKPISGRGGVKITIHNSDNVDDVFDESDHRIYMYQQILKPANFANNFPVIGSWIINGQASGIGMREDITPISNWDSRFVPHFYD, from the coding sequence ATGGAAAGAATCTTAATATCTCCTCGAAAACATTGGAAGTCCGAGGTTGAGTCACTCGGATTTAGTTTTCATTCACTTAACAATGAAATGTATTGGGATGAGAGTTGCTGTTATCGATTTGATGTAAGCGAAATAAAAATCATAGAAAATGCCACTAATGAAATTGAAACGATGTGTCTTGCCCTAGTGGATAATATTATTACACATCAACGCTATCATGAACTGAATATCCCAGAATATGCATGGCCTGTAATTGAAACGAGTTGGAAAAATTGGGACAAAACGAAAATAGGTCGGCTTGATCTTGGCTATAATGGTATTGACCCACCAAAATTACTCGAATATAACGGCGACACACCTGTTTGTTTGTTAGAGGGTAGTCTAGTTCAAAAGCAATGGTTGGATCAGGTACGACCAAACTGTCAGCAGTTTAATTCCATTCAAGCGCGTCTTTTGGAAAATTGGCCGAGTAATGAGATTGGTCAAATACATGTTGCTGGTCGCACGGAATATTCGGAAATTCTAGACAATATGAATTATTTAGCAAAAACTATGGAGCTAAACGGCATAAAAACAAAGCTTGTTCATATTGATCAAATTGGTTGGAATGGTGCTGATTTAGTTGATGATAAGCGTGAAGTTATCAATAATCTGTACAAATATTTTCCGTGGGAGTGGATGAGTGAAGAATTTTATCATCGAACTTTACAAACGAGTATTAAAATTATGGAGCCCGCCTGGAAAATGATGTTGAGTAATAAGGGTATGATGGTGTTGTTATGGGAGATGTTCCCTGAACATCCAAATTTACTTCCCTCCTATTTTGATTATAAAAAATTGCAGGGTGATTTTGTAAAAAAACCTATAAGTGGTCGAGGGGGAGTGAAAATTACGATTCATAATAGTGATAATGTAGATGATGTTTTCGATGAGTCGGATCATAGAATATATATGTATCAACAAATACTCAAACCTGCAAATTTTGCGAATAATTTCCCCGTAATTGGTTCGTGGATCATTAATGGACAAGCATCTGGCATTGGAATGAGAGAAGACATTACCCCTATTTCTAACTGGGACTCTCGATTTGTTCCGCATTTTTATGATTAA
- a CDS encoding glutathionylspermidine synthase family protein — protein MERISSTPRSNWQSKLESQGLSFHSTKNELYWNEYVCYRFQKKEITQLENATREIHAICLELVDSIVSKGLYSKLNIPEYAWPLIEKSWNSNEESLCGRLDFSFDGIQPPKLLEYNADIPACILESSLVQKQWHQDVYPESIQFNSIHERLVTAWSRIISEKIHLTWKRNVPWIISDVLYLGDTAKEAGYSQKPVYIDDVKWNGNEFIDTDGEAIKILIKRVPWEQMPDEFFSQVLKSNIQVLEPAWKMILNNKGFLVLLWELFPGHPNLLPAFFDNTKLPGDYVKKPMIGREGANISMVTEKGVITTGGEYGAGKFMFQKSHCLPDFEGNFAVIGSWIIAGEPAGIIVREDNTPITRDTSRFVPHIYD, from the coding sequence ATGGAGCGTATAAGTAGTACTCCGCGTTCAAATTGGCAATCTAAGCTGGAATCTCAAGGGCTAAGTTTTCATTCAACGAAAAATGAACTCTATTGGAACGAATATGTTTGTTATCGTTTTCAAAAAAAAGAAATTACGCAGCTTGAAAATGCGACTCGAGAGATCCATGCCATTTGTTTGGAGCTCGTAGATTCTATAGTGAGTAAAGGACTTTATTCCAAACTCAACATTCCCGAATATGCTTGGCCGTTAATTGAGAAGAGTTGGAATAGTAATGAAGAATCCCTCTGCGGTCGCCTAGATTTTAGCTTTGATGGAATTCAGCCTCCTAAGTTATTGGAATATAATGCCGATATACCTGCTTGCATCCTTGAATCCAGTCTTGTTCAGAAGCAATGGCATCAAGATGTATATCCCGAAAGCATTCAATTTAATTCTATACACGAAAGGTTAGTGACTGCTTGGTCACGCATAATTTCAGAAAAGATTCATTTGACATGGAAAAGAAACGTTCCCTGGATAATAAGTGATGTTTTATATCTGGGTGACACAGCCAAAGAAGCTGGTTATTCACAGAAACCTGTATACATCGATGATGTAAAATGGAACGGAAATGAATTTATTGATACTGATGGAGAGGCGATTAAGATATTAATTAAGAGAGTTCCTTGGGAGCAAATGCCAGATGAATTTTTTAGCCAAGTTCTAAAATCAAATATTCAAGTATTAGAACCCGCATGGAAAATGATTTTAAATAATAAAGGTTTTTTGGTGTTACTGTGGGAATTATTTCCAGGGCACCCTAATTTATTACCCGCTTTTTTCGACAATACAAAATTACCAGGAGATTATGTTAAAAAACCGATGATAGGTCGAGAGGGTGCAAATATTTCTATGGTTACTGAAAAAGGGGTTATTACAACAGGCGGGGAGTATGGTGCAGGTAAATTTATGTTTCAAAAATCTCATTGTTTACCAGATTTTGAAGGGAATTTTGCTGTAATAGGGTCTTGGATAATCGCAGGTGAGCCTGCGGGAATTATTGTTAGAGAAGATAATACTCCAATCACCCGCGATACGAGCAGATTTGTACCGCACATTTATGATTAG
- the rfaD gene encoding ADP-glyceromanno-heptose 6-epimerase produces MIIVTGGAGFIGSNLVHALNKRRINDVLVVDDLSDGRKFFNIVDCNIRDYRDKDDFLNEIISGKINAKDIQAIFHQGACSSTTEWDGRMMMQNNYEYTKTLLHYSLQNRIPFIYASSAAVYGSNEKFTEDPSNESPLNVYGYSKYQLDRYLRRVLPADHSQVVGLRYFNVYGPREQHKGSMASVAFHLNNQIKEKGNVKLFAGTDGYGNGEQRRDFVFIDDVVAVNLWFLDNPKQSGIFNVGTGRSQPFNDVANAVIAWHKRGEIEYIPFPDHLKGSYQSFTEADISALRNAGYQQEFHDVASGVKKYLDWLNK; encoded by the coding sequence ATGATTATTGTAACCGGTGGTGCTGGATTTATCGGTAGTAATTTAGTACATGCACTGAATAAACGTCGAATTAACGATGTGCTCGTAGTGGATGATTTATCTGACGGCCGAAAATTTTTTAATATCGTTGACTGCAACATTCGAGATTATCGGGATAAGGATGATTTTCTCAATGAAATTATCAGTGGAAAAATAAATGCTAAAGATATTCAAGCAATTTTTCATCAAGGCGCATGTTCCAGTACTACTGAATGGGATGGTCGGATGATGATGCAGAATAATTATGAGTACACAAAAACATTACTGCATTATTCTTTGCAAAATCGAATTCCTTTTATCTATGCTTCCAGTGCAGCTGTTTATGGTTCAAACGAAAAATTTACTGAAGATCCTAGTAACGAATCACCATTAAATGTTTACGGATATTCAAAATATCAGCTTGATCGTTACTTGCGCCGTGTATTACCCGCGGATCATTCTCAAGTCGTAGGTCTGCGATATTTTAATGTTTATGGCCCACGTGAACAGCATAAAGGCAGCATGGCAAGTGTTGCATTTCATTTAAATAACCAAATAAAAGAAAAAGGAAATGTCAAATTATTTGCAGGAACAGATGGTTATGGAAATGGTGAGCAACGTCGAGATTTTGTGTTTATTGATGATGTAGTGGCTGTTAATTTGTGGTTTCTTGATAATCCAAAACAATCAGGTATTTTTAATGTCGGCACAGGTCGAAGTCAGCCATTTAATGATGTAGCGAATGCGGTAATTGCTTGGCATAAGCGTGGTGAAATTGAATATATTCCTTTTCCAGATCATTTAAAGGGAAGTTATCAAAGTTTTACTGAAGCGGATATTTCCGCGTTGCGTAATGCAGGATATCAGCAAGAATTTCACGATGTTGCAAGTGGTGTAAAAAAATATCTCGATTGGCTAAATAAATAA
- a CDS encoding DotA/TraY family protein: MRSSIKYLIISCLSLLPSLLYAQGAADTISSNTAAIFYLPPGDPSLNFLGQLFGNVGSVLSGSSGMILGILFKYFNLGILVIAGVFLIWTTAKVVIHSSHEGTFMGREVNTGFHIIRTVLGIGLLSPTVGGYSIIQIIVMWAVLQGAGFANTVWNQALDYFERGGQIFVPPSTNLAPLITMTGTVLESQVCMYYHEKMEKELQKEARQKIASGDTSPIYQARVLNFPSYQPYVDPNNPRILFPANRGNGQTDNGCGEFSYGQPTATNNPVVLNALVAVMQQLSGAARRIADPYPSDLTSNPSPLQDLVQTQLVNAAQNWVNYLLPIRSAANSPTTMDAFWATARKDGWMYAGSYYYQLSGIQRTINDAGTIKFQLVSPDAYCVPAIGNYINFPTGGTLTLKSKCIKDWNTYYVNSVESPNFDNVLSRAVPYVTGAIALANEVQAANANVVIPNSFHMGDMEELAGPMGMLSGLVLSSIQTMVSNGDPIMKLQKMGQAWVEQAVAAWIGLAMLMFFVSLLASLFSSISSAGFAFQGMMQIFVTLFMALLFILMVQGVLVSIYVPLIPFIIYTFTVIGWFIAVIEAMVAAPLVALGVTHPEGQGMLGKGEQAIMLLLGVFLRPVLMVMGLLAGMLLSVIALTIFNKPFVTVLFTAVGAGGLGGFGAYYGILSLYSVLVTQIVSQSYSLIFNVPDRVLRWLGQQVEVSQASQALQAAETQTKSAAESTTKGMTMPTGGGGGSGGGDDKKEDGSSGGQSTGSNSSSSSSKGGGGKK, encoded by the coding sequence ATGCGATCATCGATTAAATACCTAATAATAAGCTGTCTTTCATTACTCCCTTCATTGCTGTATGCGCAAGGTGCAGCCGATACGATTTCTTCCAATACGGCAGCTATTTTTTATTTACCACCAGGAGATCCATCGCTTAATTTCTTAGGACAATTATTTGGTAATGTGGGCTCTGTGCTGTCGGGTAGCAGTGGCATGATTTTAGGTATTTTGTTTAAGTATTTTAATTTAGGGATCCTGGTTATTGCGGGTGTGTTTTTAATTTGGACTACGGCAAAAGTGGTGATTCATTCTTCTCATGAAGGAACCTTTATGGGGAGAGAAGTGAATACGGGTTTTCACATTATTCGAACGGTGCTGGGTATAGGATTGTTGTCACCCACTGTCGGTGGTTATTCGATCATTCAAATTATTGTGATGTGGGCTGTACTGCAGGGTGCTGGTTTTGCGAACACCGTGTGGAATCAGGCCTTAGACTATTTTGAACGTGGAGGCCAAATATTTGTGCCGCCATCAACCAATTTAGCGCCATTAATTACCATGACAGGTACTGTTTTAGAATCACAAGTGTGTATGTATTATCACGAGAAAATGGAAAAAGAATTACAAAAAGAAGCGCGACAAAAAATCGCGAGTGGTGATACCAGTCCTATCTATCAAGCGCGTGTACTGAACTTCCCTTCTTATCAACCGTATGTGGATCCCAATAATCCGAGAATACTGTTTCCAGCCAATCGTGGCAATGGTCAAACCGATAATGGGTGTGGTGAGTTTTCTTATGGACAGCCAACAGCGACGAATAATCCCGTTGTTCTGAATGCATTGGTTGCGGTGATGCAACAATTATCCGGCGCTGCTCGTCGAATTGCCGACCCCTATCCGAGCGATTTAACGTCTAACCCCAGTCCGTTACAGGACTTAGTGCAGACTCAGCTGGTGAATGCGGCTCAGAATTGGGTCAATTATCTTTTACCAATTCGATCAGCAGCGAACAGTCCGACCACGATGGATGCTTTCTGGGCTACAGCCAGAAAAGATGGTTGGATGTATGCAGGTAGTTACTACTATCAATTATCAGGCATTCAGCGCACGATCAACGATGCCGGTACCATCAAATTTCAGTTGGTTTCACCAGATGCCTATTGTGTTCCCGCTATTGGTAACTATATTAATTTTCCTACCGGGGGTACTTTAACTTTAAAGTCCAAATGCATTAAAGATTGGAACACTTACTATGTGAATTCTGTTGAGTCCCCAAATTTTGATAACGTTTTAAGTAGAGCAGTGCCTTATGTCACGGGAGCTATTGCGTTGGCGAATGAGGTTCAAGCAGCTAATGCCAATGTCGTCATTCCGAATTCATTTCATATGGGTGATATGGAAGAGCTTGCTGGGCCAATGGGTATGTTGAGTGGCTTAGTATTATCGTCGATACAAACAATGGTTTCTAATGGTGATCCCATTATGAAATTACAAAAGATGGGACAAGCCTGGGTCGAACAAGCGGTTGCTGCCTGGATAGGCCTTGCGATGCTGATGTTTTTCGTTTCATTACTCGCATCATTGTTCTCCTCAATCAGCTCAGCAGGGTTTGCGTTCCAGGGCATGATGCAAATATTTGTGACATTGTTTATGGCCTTGTTATTCATACTCATGGTTCAAGGGGTCTTGGTTTCAATTTATGTCCCGTTAATACCTTTCATTATTTATACGTTCACTGTGATTGGTTGGTTTATAGCCGTTATCGAAGCGATGGTTGCTGCGCCGCTGGTCGCGTTGGGCGTTACCCATCCTGAAGGTCAAGGCATGTTAGGTAAAGGCGAACAAGCGATAATGTTATTATTGGGTGTGTTTTTAAGGCCCGTACTAATGGTGATGGGATTATTGGCGGGTATGTTGTTGTCAGTGATTGCATTAACCATATTTAATAAACCTTTCGTTACAGTTCTCTTTACAGCAGTAGGAGCGGGAGGGCTCGGTGGGTTTGGAGCGTACTACGGTATCCTTTCACTTTATTCTGTTTTGGTAACGCAAATCGTCTCGCAATCCTACAGTTTAATTTTTAATGTACCTGATCGTGTGTTGCGATGGTTGGGTCAACAAGTCGAAGTCAGCCAAGCTTCACAAGCTTTGCAAGCTGCTGAAACTCAAACTAAGAGTGCTGCTGAAAGCACAACTAAAGGTATGACAATGCCTACTGGTGGCGGTGGCGGCAGTGGTGGCGGCGACGACAAGAAAGAGGATGGCAGCTCGGGTGGGCAAAGTACAGGCAGCAACAGCAGTTCGAGTAGCAGCAAAGGTGGCGGTGGTAAAAAATAA